Proteins encoded within one genomic window of Episyrphus balteatus chromosome 1, idEpiBalt1.1, whole genome shotgun sequence:
- the LOC129914028 gene encoding phosphatidylinositol 4-phosphate 5-kinase type-1 alpha — MTSVDEITSIEMASLVRRPTTPSTPIPAGISDDSSKSELKRTSDTAIATTSASASSSSTSAPTTTTTNDITKISSIQMCDVGTSTLDTTTSNTYRPSVSSGKYERKIGHRRVGEGGEITYKKIHSTQIMGSIQLGIQHTVGSLASKPKRDLLMNDFWEIESINFPPDGSSITPAHHYSEFRFKVYAPIAFRYFRDLFGIAPDDFLMSMCASPLRELSNPGASGSIFYLTDDDEFIIKTVQHKEGEFLQKLLPGYYMNLSQNPRTLLPKFFGLYCFQCNSKNVRLVAMNNLLPSDVKMHLKYDLKGSTFGRKASKAERSKPSPTYKDLDFKEHHPSGIFLETDKYNALIKTIQRDCMVLESFQIMDYSLLVGVHNLDLAMKERKEERIRNARQKLQRTEEISMEDAPEADQGIAQIERDRNAAGSSALNRSRSMNRQRLVAHSTAMESIQAVDETIDDEEDVPQGGIPARSENDERLLLYIGIIDILQSYRLKKKLEHTFKSIIYDGDTVSVCRPSFYAQRFQDFMSKTVFKKTPTFPLKHSPSKRKTSSVSNNIMMMPRMSLRTNSLTGSSGGSSSGAIPKDRYRTIPSGSSTPPPAFDDISEEGSIHTTVRQSSASSETNTLLNEDGRSSYSNTQQTSTFVATTATYVVEEVVR, encoded by the coding sequence atgacttCTGTCGATGAAATCACCTCAATTGAAATGGCATCGTTAGTTCGACGACCCACAACACCATCCACACCCATACCAGCAGGAATATCAGATGATTCCTCTAAATCGGAACTAAAACGAACAAGTGATACAGCAATAGCAACAACATCAGcttcagcatcatcatcatccacatcagcaccaacaacaacaacaacaaatgatatAACAAAAATCTCCTCCATACAAATGTGCGATGTTGGTACCTCGACATTGGATACAACCACATCCAATACCTACCGTCCGAGTGTTAGTAGTGGCAAATATGAGCGTAAAATTGGCCATCGACGTGTCGGCGAAGGCGGTGAGATCACTTACAAAAAGATACACAGTACCCAAATTATGGGCTCCATTCAACTTGGCATCCAACATACAGTTGGTAGTTTGGCATCGAAACCAAAACGTGATCTTCTAATGAATGACTTTTGGGAAATTGAAAGTATAAATTTCCCACCAGACGGATCCAGTATTACACCGGCACATCATTATAGTGAATTTAGATTTAAGGTTTATGCCCCAATTGCATTCCGTTATTTTAGAGATCTATTTGGAATAGCTCCGGATGATTTTTTAATGTCTATGTGTGCGTCACCATTGAGAGAATTATCAAATCCTGGTGCTTCAGGGTCGATATTCTATTTGACAGATGACGATGAGTTTATAATCAAGACTGTCCAACATAAGGAGGGGGAATTTTTACAAAAGCTACTTCCTGGGTATTATATGAATTTGAGTCAGAATCCAAGGACTTTGTTGCCCAAGTTTTTTGGATTGTATTGCTTTCAGTGTAATAGTAAAAATGTCCGATTGGTGGCTATGAATAATTTGTTGCCTTCCGATgtgaaaatgcatttaaaatatgATTTGAAGGGATCGACTTTTGGGCGGAAGGCTTCGAAGGCGGAGAGGAGTAAACCTTCGCCGACTTATAAGGATTTGGATTTTAAAGAACATCATCCAAGTGGGATATTTTTGGAGACAGATAAATATAATGCGTTGATTAAGACGATTCAGAGGGATTGCATGGTTCTTGAGTCGTTTCAGATAATGGACTATTCGTTGCTGGTGGGGGTACATAATTTAGATTTGGCTATGAAAGAGCGAAAAGAAGAGAGAATAAGGAATGCCAGACAGAAATTGCAACGCACTGAGGAGATTTCGATGGAAGATGCACCTGAAGCTGATCAGGGAATAGCACAGATTGAACGTGATCGTAACGCTGCTGGATCATCGGCATTGAATCGTAGTCGATCGATGAATCGACAGAGATTGGTGGCCCATTCGACGGCTATGGAGAGTATTCAAGCAGTTGATGAGACAATCGATGACGAAGAAGATGTGCCGCAGGGAGGAATTCCAGCACGTAGTGAAAACGATGAACGATTGCTCCTCTATATTGGTATTATCGATATTTTACAATCGTATCGACTGAAAAAGAAGCTTGAACACACATTTAAAAGTATAATTTACGACGGAGACACAGTCTCTGTATGTCGACCATCATTCTACGCACAACGGTTTCAGGATTTTATGAGTAAAACTGTTTTCAAAAAGACGCCCACATTTCCACTAAAGCATTCCCCATCCAAGCGAAAAACCAGTAGCGTCAGTAATAATATAATGATGATGCCACGAATGTCATTGCGAACTAATTCTTTAACTGGAAGTAGTGGTGGATCTAGTTCGGGAGCTATTCCAAAAGACCGATATCGTACTATTCCATCGGGATCATCGACACCTCCACCAGCTTTTGATGATATCTCTGAAGAGGGAAGTATTCACACGACCGTCCGACAATCTAGTGCTAGTAGTGAGACTAATACACTTCTAAATGAAGATGGACGCAGCAGCTACTCCAATACGCAACAGACATCGACTTTTGTTGCTACAACTGCTACATATGTGGTGGAAGAAGTTGTCAGATAA